The Anaeromyxobacter sp. Fw109-5 genomic interval AGCGCCACCTCGAGCGCCTGGCGAGCCGACATGAACACCCGCGGCTTGCCCGGATCGGGCGCCTCCACGTCGTACAGCTGCTCGCGCGACACGCGGCTGGGCGCGTCGCCGAACCGGGCGCGGCGCCGCTCGGCGAGCTCGGCGCCGTGGCGCGTCTCGTACGAGGCCATGAGCCGGAACATGTCCGAGGCGTCGCCTGCGTAGCGACCTCCCACGACGCGGGTGAACTCCTGGTACCGGTCGCGAGCCTCCTCCTCGATCAGGATCGCGAGGTCGAGCGCGTCCTGCAGCGTGAGCGAGGCGTAGTCCAGCGCAGCGGTCATCGTTCCTCCGGGTGCGGCGCGGCGCGCCGGGACAGCGGGGTCCTGGGACGTCTCACTTACGCCGCACCTGCGGCTCGCGCACGCCCGGACGCGGGCTCCGTGAGGGGGACTGTCCGTCCTGGCTTCAGGAGCGCAGCCTTGCCGTGGCTCGCGCGGGGGAGGCGGACGTGCAGGCGACGCACGTCCGGCCGCGGCCGCCGGGCCGGGGGCAAGCCGATGTGGTTCTGGCGTCGCACGCCGGTCACGCAACAGGCCGCACCGGCCATCGATCGCGCGCTCGTGGACGGGACGCTCGTGCCGCTCGTCGAGCGTCTCGTCCGGCTCGGCTGGTTCTCGTTCGAGGTGGAGGGCGTGGAGCACGTGCCGCGCGCCGGGCGGGTCGTGTTCGCGCCCAACCACGCGGGCTGGTTCCCGCTGGATGCGTTCTTCCTCGCGCTCGCCGTGCGCCGCGCCCTCGGCGCCGAGGCGACGCCGTACTTCGCCGCCGCGGACGCCGCGCTCGCGGCGCCGGTGCTGGGGAGGTTCCTGAGCCGCGTGGGCGCCCTCCCGGCCTCGTCCTTCCGGCGCCCGGAGCGGCTTCCCCCCGAGATCCGTACCGTGGGGGTGTTCCCGGAGGGCGTCGACGGCAACACCAAGCCGTTCTGGGAGGCGTACCGGATGCGCCCGTGGAAACGCGGGTTCGTGCGGGTCGCCGCCGCGCTCGACGCGCCCATCGTCCCGGTCGCGATCCTCGGCGGCGAGGAGAGCCTGCCGGTCGCCTGGACCGTGCGCTTCCTCGAGCCGCTCCTCGGCTCGAGCGTCGGCCTGCCGGTGTTCGCGCTGCCGCTGCCGGCTCGCTGGAAGGTGGTGTTTCACCCTCCGGTGACGGTGGGGGCGCGCGGGCGCGCGGCCCTCGTCGACTCCGAGTACAGCAGCGCAGTCGCCCGCGCCGTGCAGGGCACCGTGCAGGACACGCTCGATCGCGCCGCGGCGAACCGGACGCTCGCGCAGGTGGCCTCGCTGGTCGCGATCGCGCGCGGCGCTCACCTGCCGGCGCGCGAGAGCGAGGCGCCGGTCGAGAGCGTCCCGCAGCGCCGGCCGGCGGCGCGCGACCGGCGCGCGCGCGCGGCCACCGGGCGGGCGCGCGCGCCGTCGCGACACGCCGGTCACCCGGCGCGCAGCTCTCCGTAGGCCCACGCCGCGAGGCGCCACGCGACGAACGCGACCGACGCGACGACGACGAGCGCTCCGAGCAGCACCGCCGCGACGAGCAGGCCACTCGCCCGCCGCGCCTCGCCCGGCGCGGCGACCCACTCCTCGAGCAGCCGCGCGTTGCGCAGGTTCGCCTTGAACCCTGCGTCGAACAGATCGCCGAGCAGCGGGACCGCGCCCACGAGCGCGTCCAGCGCGAGGTTCAGCCCCATCCGCGCGACGAGCACGGCGGGCGCGCCGAGCCGCCAGGCCGCGACGAGCACGTAGGCGCTCGCGAGCGACGTGACGACGTCGCCGACGCCCGGGAGCAGGCCCACGAGCGGATCGAGGCCGATGCGCAGCTCCGTGCCGGGGACGCGGAACGCCTCGTCGAGCCAGCGCGCGATGAGCCGGACCTCGCGCAGCCGCGGGCCGGTCGCCCGGCCGGCGCCGCCGCCGATTCTAGAATCGACGTGAGCGGTGGCCAGGGACGCGCGCCCCTGCCGTGTATACTCGCCCTTCTCTCTCGACGGACGGGCCATGATCCAGATCTACGACACGACGCTGCGCGACGGCACCCAGCGCGAGGGCATCTCGCTCTCGTGCGAGGACAAGCTCCGGATCGCGCGCCGCCTCGACGAGCTCGGCGTCGCGTTCATCGAGGGCGGATGGCCGGGCTCGAACCCGAAGGACGCCGAGTTCTTCGAGCGCGCCCGCGAGCTGCCGTGGCGCCGCGCCGCCATCGCCGCCTTCGGCTCCACGTGCCGGGTGGGCGGCGTCCCCGAGGACGACGCCAACCTGCGCGCGCTCGTCGACTCCGGCGCGCCGGTCTGCACCGTCGTGGGGAAGACCTGGACGCTGCACGTGACCGACGTGCTGCGCGCGAGCCTCGACGAGAACCTGCGCATCATCGAGCAGAGCCTCGCCTGGCTGCGCGAGCGGGGTCGCCGCGTGGTGTACGACGCGGAGCACTTCTTCGACGGCTGGCGGGCCGACCCGGCGTACGCGCTCGCCACGCTCGAGGCGGCCGCCCGCGGCGGCGCCGAGACGCTCGTGCTGTGCGACACCAACGGCGGCTCGCTCCCCTGGCAGATCGCGGAGACCGTCCGCGCGGTGCGGGCCAAGGTGAAGACCCCGCTCGGAATCCACGCGCACAACGACTCCGAGACCGCGGTCGCGAACTCGCTCGCCGCCGTCCACGAGGGCGCGGCCCACGTGCAGGGCACCATCAACGGGTACGGCGAGCGCTGCGGCAACGCGAACCTGTGCTCGGTGATGCCCGCGATCGAGCTGAAGCTCGGGCTGCGCTGCCTGCCGGAGGGCCACCTCCAGTCGCTCGCGGAGCTCTCGCACTTCGTGGCGGAGGTCGCGAACCTCGCGCCGGACGAGCACCTGCCCTACGTCGGCCGATCCGCCTTCGCCCACAAGGGCGGCATCCACGTCGCGGCCATGCGGCGCAACGCCGCCTCGTACCAGCACGTCGTGCCGGAGCTCGTCGGGAACCAGATGCGCGTCGTCGTCTCCGAGCTCTCCGGCCGCGGCAACCTGCTCTCGAAGGCCGAGGAGCTGGGGCTCGCCGCGGGCGCCGGCGTCGCCGACGTGCTCGAGGAGATCAAGGCCCTCGAGGCGCGGGGCTTCTCGTTCGAGGCGGCCGAGGCGTCCGTGGCGTTGATGATGAAGCGGCAGGATCCGAAGTACCGCCCGCCCTTCCACCTCGTGGACTTCCTCGTGAACGTGGAGCACCGCGAGGGCCGGGGGCTCTTCTCCGAGGCGATGGTGAAGGTCCGCGTGGACGGGGAGGTCCTGCACACCGCCGCCGAGGGCGACGGCCCGGTCGACGCGCTCGACGCCGCCTTGCGCAAGGCGCTCCTGCCGCGCTACCCGCGCGTCGCCGAGCTGCACCTCATCGACTACAAGGTCCGCATCCTGGACGGGAAGAACGGCACCGCGGCGGTCACGCGCGTGCTCGTGGACACGCAGGACGGCACGCGCCGCTGGAGCACGGTGGGCGCGTCGCCGAACATCATCGAGGCGAGCTGGCGCGCCATCGTGGACGCCCTGGAGTACGGGCTCACGGTCGCCGCCGAGAACGGAGGGAGCGAAGCGTGAGAGCGAAGATCGTGGTGCTGCCCGGTGACGGCATCGGGCCGGAGGTGACCGCGGAGGCCATCCGCGTGCTGCAGGCGGTGGCGAAGAAGGGCGGCCACACCTTCGAGCTCTCGGAGCACCTCATGGGAGGGTGCTCCATCGACCGGCACGGGACGGCGCTCACGCCGGAGGTGCTCGCCGCCTGCCAGGCGTCGAGCGCGGTGCTGCTGGGCGCGGTGGGCGGGCCGAAGTGGGACGACCCCGCGGCGAAGGTCCGCCCGGAGCAGGGCCTCCTCGCGCTGCGCAAGGGGCTCGGCGTCTTCGCGAACCTCCGCCCGGTGCGCGTGCACCCGGCGCTCGTGGACGCCTCCCCGCTGAAGCCCGACCGGCTCGCCGGCGTGGATCTGCTGGTCATCCGCGAGCTCACGGGCGGCCTCTACTTCGGCCAGCCGAAGGGGCGCGAGGAGAAGGACGGCCACGTGCGCGCGGTGGACACGCTCGAGTACCACGACTACGAGGTCCGCCGCGTCGTCGAGCTCGCGTTCAAGCTCGCGCGCGGGCGGCGTCGCAAGGTCACCTCGGTCGACAAGGCCAACGTGCTCGAGTCCTCGCGGCTGTGGCGGCAGGTGACGACCGCGATCGGCGCGGCGAACCCCGACGTCGCGCTCGACCACATGCTGGTGGACACCGCGGCGATGCGCCTCGTGACCAGCCCGGCGTCGCTCGACGTCGTCGTCACCGAGAACATGTTCGGCGACATCCTCACGGACGAGGCGTCCGTGCTCGCGGGCTCGATGGGCATGCTCCCGTCGGCCTCGGTGGGCGCCGGCGGCCCGGGGCTCTACGAGCCGATCCACGGCTCCGCCCCGGACATCGCCGGGCAGGGGATCGCGAACCCGCTCGGCACCATCCTCTCCGCCGCGATGATGCTCCGTCACTCGCTCGGCCTCGAGGCCGAGGCGGCGGCGATCGAGAAGGCGGCCGACGCCGCGGTCACCGAGGGTGCGCGCACCCGCGACCTCGGCGGGTCCCTGTCCACCGGCGCCATGGCGGACGAGGTGCTGCGGCGGCTGGGGACGTAGCCCCGCGGGGCGGCGGGCGGGGGCCTCCCCGCGCTCACCCCCCACGGCGCCCTTTCGCCCGCCTCCCTCGGGGACGGCCGGGCGATGGGGCGGCGCGGTGGCGTGACCCACCGTAAACTGAATGCGGGGCGGCTCCCGCGCGTGATCATGCCCAGGCGGGCGCCCCGCACGTAACGTCCGCCAGGAGAGCCCATGATCCCTCGCTCGCCCGCTCGCCCGCTGCTCGCCCTCCCACTCGTCGCCCTCGCGCTCGCCGCCTGCGCGCGCAACCCGGTCACCGGGAAGCGCGAGCTCTCCTTCGTCTCCGAGGACCAGGAGATCGCCCTCGGCAAGCAGTCCGCCGAGCAGATCAAGGCGCAGATGGGCGTCTATCCGGACGAGAAGGTCCAGGCGTACGTGCGGGACATCGGCACGCGCATGGCGAAGGGGTCGGAGCGGCCGGACCTGCCGTGGCAGTTCACCGTGCTGGACGATCCGACGGTGAACGCCTTCGCCCTGCCGGGCGGCCCGGTGTTCATCACCCGCGGCATCCTCACGCACTTCAACTCGGAGGCGGAGCTCGCGAGCGTGCTCGGCCACGAGATCGGCCACATCACGGCGCGTCACTCGGTCGAGCAGATCTCGAAGCAGCAGCTCGCCCAGCTCGGCCTGGGCGTCGGCATGATCCTGTCGCCGGAGGTCGCACAGCTCGGCCAGGCCGCCGCGGCCGGGCTGCAGCTCCTCTTCCTCAAGTACGGGCGCGACGCCGAGCGGCAGTCGGATCAGCTCGGCTTCAAGTACATGGGGCAGCAAGGGTACGACGTGCGCGAGATGGCGAACGTGTTCGTCACCCTCGAGCGGGCGAGCGCGGCGCAGGGCGCGGGGCGCGTGCCGGAGTGGGCCTCCACGCACCCCGACCCCGGGAACCGCGCCGAGACCGCGCGCGAGCGGGCCGCGAAGGCGAGCATCCCCGCGAACGCCAAGGTCGAGCACGAGCGCTACCTCCAGATGCTCGGCGGCATGGTGTTCGGGGACGACCCGCGGCAGGGGTTCTTCAAGGGCGACCTGTTCCTCCACCCCGCCATGAAGTTCCAGATGCGGTTCCCCCAGGGCTGGAAGGCGCAGAACACCCCGAGCGCGGTGATCGCCGTGAGCCCGAAGGAGGACGGGGCGCTCCAGCTCGCGAGCGCCGGCAAGCTCTCGCCGGAGGAGGCGACGAAGAAGTTCTTCCAGCAGGAAGGGGTGAAGCCCCTCCAGGCGCCGCAGACCGGGACCGTGGGCGGCCAGCCCGCGTCGGCCGCCTACTTCCAGGCGCAGACCGAGCAGGGGGTGCTGAACGGCATCGTGTCGTTCGTCTCCCACGGCGGCCTCACGTTCCAGCTGGTCGGCTTCGCGCCCGCCCAGGCCTTCTCCTCCCACGACGCCGCCTTCAAGCAGGCCATCTCGAGCTTCGGCCCGCTCACCGACAAGGCCGCCGAGGGCGTCCAGCCTGCGAAGATCGAGCTCGTGCGCGTCCCGCGCGACATGACCGTCACCGAGTTCAACGCGCAGTTCCCGTCCACGGTCCCGGTCGAGCAGGTCGCCATCGTGAACGGCGTCGACAAGGACGGGCGGCTCCGCGGTGGCCAGACCGCGAAGCGGATCACGGGCGGCGTGCCGACGAAGCTGCTGCAGCAGCAGCAGCCGCGCTCGTGACGCCGCCGCGCACGCCGGCATGAGCCCCGAGCGCGTCGCCCCGGCTCCCGTCCTCCGCCTCGCCGTCGGCACCGCGGCGATCGGCCGCCCCGCGTACATCACCCCCGGGCGCGCGGAGGATCTCGCCGGCGCTCGCAGCCCCGAGGGGCTCCGCGCGCGCGCGCACGCGATCCTCGACGCGGCCTGGGAGGCGGGGATCCGCTGGATCGACGCCGCGCGCTCGTACGGCGACGCCGAGGCGTTCGTGCGGTCGTGGCTCGACGCGCGCGGCCGGGCGCCGGGCGAGGTGATCGTGTCCTCGAAGTGGGGCTACCGCTACGTGGGCGGCTGGCGCCTCGACGCCGAGCGGCACGAGGTGAAGGACCACTCGCTCGCCGCTCTCGAGGCCCAGCTCGCCGAGTCCCGCGCCCTCCTCGGGCCCCACCTCGCCCTGTACCAGCTCCACTCCGCCACGCTCGAGACCGGCGTGCTCGAGGACGCCGCCGTGCTCGACGCGCTGGCGCGCCTGCGCGACGGGGGCGTGCGGGTGGGCGTCACCGTCAGCGGCGCCGAGCAGCCGGAGGTCGTCCGGCGGGCGCTCGCCGTGACGCGCGGCGGCGCGCCGCTCTTCGCCAGCGTCCAGGCCACCTGGAACCTGCTGGAGCGCGGCTGCGAGGACGCGCTCCGCGAGGCGCACGCCGCCGGCAGGACGGTGATGGTGAAGGAGGCGCTCGCGAACGGGCGGCTCGCCGCCCGCGGAGACGCCGCGCGCTCCGGCCCGCTCGGCGAGGTCGCGCGCGCCCGCGGTGCCACGCCCGACGCCGTGGCGCTGTCCGCGGCGCTGGCCCAGCCCTTCGCAGACGTCGTGCTGCTCGGCCCTGCGACGGTGGCGCAGCTCCGCTCGAACCTGGCGGCGGCGAGCCTCGCCCTCGCGCCCGACGAGCTCGCCACCCTCGCTCCGCTCGTGGAGCCCAGCGAGGCTTACTGGCGGCGGCGCGCGCGACTCGCCTGGACCTGATCCCGAGACCGCGAATCGAGCAGGAGCCCCGCCGCGCCCGTTCCTCATGGGTTGCCTCACCCCTGCCGCCCTCCGCTGAACGCGGCACATGGACCGATGTAGTCGATATTGACCGAACAAGTCCACGTTCGCGATACGCGCCGGGAACTCGCGATCGCGGCCAGGGGTGCAACGTGATCCGTATCAAATCGGCTGCCGCAAGTACGCGAATTAACAGGACCTCGCGACAAGTTGCCGCATCGCGCGGGTGCGCGTGAACCCGTATTCGAAGACGCAACGGTTCATCGGGAGGCGCCATGAACGACTCCGAGTCCGAAGCGCTGAGCATCGCGGCAGAGATCGCTGCAGTCCCACCCGCACCTGCCACCGTCGCGAGGCGCATCCGCGCGGTCGGAGACTTCCTCTCGCAGGCCATCGCGGTCGCGTTCATCACCGCGCTCGGCGCAGTGACGGCGCTCGCCGCGGTGGTCGTCGTGACGGCCCTCGCGCCGCTGTTCTTCGTGCTGTTCGTCCGCGCGATGCGGCAGCACGATCGCCGCCTGCCCGTCGCGCGCGCCGCGGCCTGACGCGCCCGACGGCCGCCGCGTCGACGGCGGGGCGTCGGTCACGCCACCGCGTCGAAGCGGTCGAAGCGCATGGTGAACACGGCTCGCCCCTGAGTGAGCGAGCGCAGCTCCGTCGCGTAACCGAACATCCGCCGCAGCGGCGCCTCGGCCTGGATGGCCTTCGTCGCCGCGCCGCGCTCCGCCACGTCGAGGATGGTGCCCTTGCGCTGGTCGAGGCTCCCGATGAGCGCGCCGAGGTGCTCGCCGGGCGCCACGATCTCGACGCGCATCACCGGCTCGAGCATCACCGGCCGGGCGCGCGCCGCGGCCTCGCGGACCGCGTCGGCCGCGGCCACCTTGTACGCCATGGGCTTCGAGCTGCCCTCCCGCCAGCTCGCGCCGGCGAGCACCACCTCGACGTCCTGCAGCGGATAGCCCTCGAGCACGCCGGCCTCGCCCGCCTCGCGCGCCCCCTGCTCCACGGCGGCGCGGAGCTCGGGCCTGAGGAACGGGAGGGCCTCGGCGGCAGGATCGACGCGGAAGCGGAACCCGCCGCCGCGCGGCAGCGGCCCGACGCGCACCGTCACCTCTCCGAACAGCTCCAGCTCCTCGGTCTTGCGCTCGAACGCGGCCGTCGCCTCGGCGGCGGCGGTGAGCGTCTCGCGCATGAGCACCTGCGGCTGCCCGGTGCGCACCTGGAGGCCGAACTCCCGCCGCAGGCGCTCGGCCACCACCTCGAGGTGCAGCTCGCCCATCCCCGAGACGATGAGCTGGCCCGTGTCGGGGTCCTCGCCCGAGCGGAAGCTCGGGTCCTCGTCCGCGATGCGCGCGAGCGCCTCGAGCAGCGCGTCGCGATCCGAGAGCGAGGCGGCCTCGATCGCCTGGGAGATGACCGGCTCGTAGGCGGAGAGCCGCTCCAGCACGACCGGGTGGCCCGGGTCCGAGAGCGTGTCGCCGGTGCGCGTCTCCTTCAGCCCGGTGACGGCGAAGATCTGGCCGGCGCCCAGGGCCGGCACGCGCTTCTTCTGCACGGCGTGCATGAGCAGCACGCGCGCGACCTTCTCGTGCTTGCGCAGGTTGGCGTTCCAGACCGTGTCGCCCTCGGCGATCCTGCCTGAGTACACGCGCAGGAAGACGTGGCGCCGCCGCTCGTCGAGGAGCGACACCTTGAAGGCGAGCGCCACGAGCGGCGCCCCCTCGTCCGCGGCGCGGACCACCTCCTCGCCGCTGCGCGGGTCCTCGCCGCGCACCGGCGGCACGTCCAGCGGGGAGGGCAGGTAGTCGCAGACGGCGTCGAGCACCTGGGGGATGCCCTTGTTGCGCAGCGCGGAGCCGCACAGCACGGGCACGAAGCGGCCGGTGAGCGTCGCGCGCCGGATCGCGGCCCGGAGCGCCTCCTCGTCCACCGGGGCGTCGGCCAGCACCGCCTCGGCCATGGCGTCGTCGACGTCGGCGAGGCGCTCGACGAGCGCCTGCCGCTCGGCCTCGCCCTCGGGCGAGAGCCCCTGCGTCTCCGCGATCGCGCGGGGATCGTCCGGATCCGTGAAGCGCAGCGTGCGGCGGCCCACGAGGTCCTCGAACCCCACGAACTCCGCCTCGGCGCCCAGCGGGCGCTGCACCGCCGCGATCACCTGGTCCGGGAAGCGCCGGTGCATCGACGCGAGCGTGAGGCCGAGGTCGGCGCCGACGCGGTCCATCTTGTTCGCGAAGGCGATGCGCGGGACGCGGTAGCGATCCGCCTGCCGCCAGACCGTCTCGCTCTGCGGCTCGACGCCGTGCGCGGCGTCGAACACCGCCACCGCGCCGTCGAGGACGCGCAGGCTGCGCTCCACCTCGATGGTGAAGTCCACGTGGCCGGGCGTGTCGATGAGGTGCAGCTCGTGACCGCGCCACTCGAAGCTGGTCACCGCGGAGGTGATGGTGATCCCGCGCTCGCGCTCGAGCTCCATCCAGTCCATCACGGCCAGGCCGTCGTGCACCTCGCCCATCTTGTGCGTGCGGCCCGCGACGAACAGGAGCCGCTCGGTGAGGGTCGTCTTGCCCGCGTCGATGTGGGCCATGATGCCGATGTTGCGGATGGCGCGGATGCGCCGCTCCCCCGCCGCCGGTCTCGGCCCCGCGCTCGTCATTGCGCCCCCACCGCCGCATCCAGCGGCGTGCGCGAGAGTATACGGCGCGCCGCCTCGGGCGCCGCGATCGCGGCCTCCGCGCGAGCGGGTGCCGCGCATCCCACCCGGCCGGGCCGGCGCGCGCTACGTGCGTCGGCGGGCGTGGCTCGCCGTGAAGGGCCTCGACGGGGGTTTCCCCGCGCGCGCCGCGGTCGGAGCGTAGAGGCTGCAGCCGTGGCCGGTGCGGGAGGGGGCCGGCCGGAGGACACATGAGAGGACGCGGTTCGCGCGTCGCCGGCCTGACGGTGGTGCTCCTCGCCTGCGCGCAGTCCGCGCGGGCGCAGGAGGTGCCGCGCACGGTAGCGACGGACGAGGTCTCAGCCCAGGGGCTGCGGGTCGGAGGACTCGCCGGCTTCGATCTCACGGACGGCGAGACGGGCCTCGGCCTCCGCGTCGACGGCGAGCTGCCGATCCAGGCGCTCGGTCCGAGGATCGATCTGAGCGCCGTCGGCTCGGTCGGCTACACGCGCTTCTCCGAGTCGGCCTCGACCGGCGTCGGGGACTACTCCCAGTCCACGAACATCCTGAGGCTCGTCCCGGCGGCCCGCTTCTCGATGCCGCTCGCGCCCCGCCTCGGCGTCTACGGCGACGCGGGGCTCGGACTGTACTGGGCGCGCACCTCCGTCGAGACGCCGTTCGGCGACGCCTCGGCCGACGGGGTGGGGGTGACGATGCGCTTCGCCGCCGGCAGCGGCTACGACGTGACCGAGGCGCTGCGCCTCGGAGGCGAGCTCGCCTGGAACCCGTACCTCGGCGACTTCTCCAGCGACACCTTCTCCGTGCTCGCGTCGCTCACGTACCGGCTGTAGCAGGCACGGGTCACCCCGCCACCCGCCGTCCGCCCTCCGCGTCGCGATCGCTGGCCGCGGCCGCCGCGGGGTCGGCGTCGCCGAACGCACGGGCGACGCGCGACGCCTCGGGCGCGCCGGTG includes:
- a CDS encoding ferritin family protein; translated protein: MTAALDYASLTLQDALDLAILIEEEARDRYQEFTRVVGGRYAGDASDMFRLMASYETRHGAELAERRRARFGDAPSRVSREQLYDVEAPDPGKPRVFMSARQALEVALSSEEKAFEFFSSALPHVKDAEVRALFEELRGEERKHQELVRARLEKLPPGPDVEEDEADEPGSDPGN
- a CDS encoding aldo/keto reductase, which translates into the protein MSPERVAPAPVLRLAVGTAAIGRPAYITPGRAEDLAGARSPEGLRARAHAILDAAWEAGIRWIDAARSYGDAEAFVRSWLDARGRAPGEVIVSSKWGYRYVGGWRLDAERHEVKDHSLAALEAQLAESRALLGPHLALYQLHSATLETGVLEDAAVLDALARLRDGGVRVGVTVSGAEQPEVVRRALAVTRGGAPLFASVQATWNLLERGCEDALREAHAAGRTVMVKEALANGRLAARGDAARSGPLGEVARARGATPDAVALSAALAQPFADVVLLGPATVAQLRSNLAAASLALAPDELATLAPLVEPSEAYWRRRARLAWT
- a CDS encoding M48 family metalloprotease; this translates as MIPRSPARPLLALPLVALALAACARNPVTGKRELSFVSEDQEIALGKQSAEQIKAQMGVYPDEKVQAYVRDIGTRMAKGSERPDLPWQFTVLDDPTVNAFALPGGPVFITRGILTHFNSEAELASVLGHEIGHITARHSVEQISKQQLAQLGLGVGMILSPEVAQLGQAAAAGLQLLFLKYGRDAERQSDQLGFKYMGQQGYDVREMANVFVTLERASAAQGAGRVPEWASTHPDPGNRAETARERAAKASIPANAKVEHERYLQMLGGMVFGDDPRQGFFKGDLFLHPAMKFQMRFPQGWKAQNTPSAVIAVSPKEDGALQLASAGKLSPEEATKKFFQQEGVKPLQAPQTGTVGGQPASAAYFQAQTEQGVLNGIVSFVSHGGLTFQLVGFAPAQAFSSHDAAFKQAISSFGPLTDKAAEGVQPAKIELVRVPRDMTVTEFNAQFPSTVPVEQVAIVNGVDKDGRLRGGQTAKRITGGVPTKLLQQQQPRS
- the fusA gene encoding elongation factor G, which gives rise to MTSAGPRPAAGERRIRAIRNIGIMAHIDAGKTTLTERLLFVAGRTHKMGEVHDGLAVMDWMELERERGITITSAVTSFEWRGHELHLIDTPGHVDFTIEVERSLRVLDGAVAVFDAAHGVEPQSETVWRQADRYRVPRIAFANKMDRVGADLGLTLASMHRRFPDQVIAAVQRPLGAEAEFVGFEDLVGRRTLRFTDPDDPRAIAETQGLSPEGEAERQALVERLADVDDAMAEAVLADAPVDEEALRAAIRRATLTGRFVPVLCGSALRNKGIPQVLDAVCDYLPSPLDVPPVRGEDPRSGEEVVRAADEGAPLVALAFKVSLLDERRRHVFLRVYSGRIAEGDTVWNANLRKHEKVARVLLMHAVQKKRVPALGAGQIFAVTGLKETRTGDTLSDPGHPVVLERLSAYEPVISQAIEAASLSDRDALLEALARIADEDPSFRSGEDPDTGQLIVSGMGELHLEVVAERLRREFGLQVRTGQPQVLMRETLTAAAEATAAFERKTEELELFGEVTVRVGPLPRGGGFRFRVDPAAEALPFLRPELRAAVEQGAREAGEAGVLEGYPLQDVEVVLAGASWREGSSKPMAYKVAAADAVREAAARARPVMLEPVMRVEIVAPGEHLGALIGSLDQRKGTILDVAERGAATKAIQAEAPLRRMFGYATELRSLTQGRAVFTMRFDRFDAVA
- the leuB gene encoding 3-isopropylmalate dehydrogenase, which produces MRAKIVVLPGDGIGPEVTAEAIRVLQAVAKKGGHTFELSEHLMGGCSIDRHGTALTPEVLAACQASSAVLLGAVGGPKWDDPAAKVRPEQGLLALRKGLGVFANLRPVRVHPALVDASPLKPDRLAGVDLLVIRELTGGLYFGQPKGREEKDGHVRAVDTLEYHDYEVRRVVELAFKLARGRRRKVTSVDKANVLESSRLWRQVTTAIGAANPDVALDHMLVDTAAMRLVTSPASLDVVVTENMFGDILTDEASVLAGSMGMLPSASVGAGGPGLYEPIHGSAPDIAGQGIANPLGTILSAAMMLRHSLGLEAEAAAIEKAADAAVTEGARTRDLGGSLSTGAMADEVLRRLGT
- a CDS encoding lysophospholipid acyltransferase family protein, which encodes MWFWRRTPVTQQAAPAIDRALVDGTLVPLVERLVRLGWFSFEVEGVEHVPRAGRVVFAPNHAGWFPLDAFFLALAVRRALGAEATPYFAAADAALAAPVLGRFLSRVGALPASSFRRPERLPPEIRTVGVFPEGVDGNTKPFWEAYRMRPWKRGFVRVAAALDAPIVPVAILGGEESLPVAWTVRFLEPLLGSSVGLPVFALPLPARWKVVFHPPVTVGARGRAALVDSEYSSAVARAVQGTVQDTLDRAAANRTLAQVASLVAIARGAHLPARESEAPVESVPQRRPAARDRRARAATGRARAPSRHAGHPARSSP
- a CDS encoding DUF4112 domain-containing protein, with the protein product MARPSREKGEYTRQGRASLATAHVDSRIGGGAGRATGPRLREVRLIARWLDEAFRVPGTELRIGLDPLVGLLPGVGDVVTSLASAYVLVAAWRLGAPAVLVARMGLNLALDALVGAVPLLGDLFDAGFKANLRNARLLEEWVAAPGEARRASGLLVAAVLLGALVVVASVAFVAWRLAAWAYGELRAG
- a CDS encoding outer membrane beta-barrel protein: MRGRGSRVAGLTVVLLACAQSARAQEVPRTVATDEVSAQGLRVGGLAGFDLTDGETGLGLRVDGELPIQALGPRIDLSAVGSVGYTRFSESASTGVGDYSQSTNILRLVPAARFSMPLAPRLGVYGDAGLGLYWARTSVETPFGDASADGVGVTMRFAAGSGYDVTEALRLGGELAWNPYLGDFSSDTFSVLASLTYRL
- the cimA gene encoding citramalate synthase, encoding MIQIYDTTLRDGTQREGISLSCEDKLRIARRLDELGVAFIEGGWPGSNPKDAEFFERARELPWRRAAIAAFGSTCRVGGVPEDDANLRALVDSGAPVCTVVGKTWTLHVTDVLRASLDENLRIIEQSLAWLRERGRRVVYDAEHFFDGWRADPAYALATLEAAARGGAETLVLCDTNGGSLPWQIAETVRAVRAKVKTPLGIHAHNDSETAVANSLAAVHEGAAHVQGTINGYGERCGNANLCSVMPAIELKLGLRCLPEGHLQSLAELSHFVAEVANLAPDEHLPYVGRSAFAHKGGIHVAAMRRNAASYQHVVPELVGNQMRVVVSELSGRGNLLSKAEELGLAAGAGVADVLEEIKALEARGFSFEAAEASVALMMKRQDPKYRPPFHLVDFLVNVEHREGRGLFSEAMVKVRVDGEVLHTAAEGDGPVDALDAALRKALLPRYPRVAELHLIDYKVRILDGKNGTAAVTRVLVDTQDGTRRWSTVGASPNIIEASWRAIVDALEYGLTVAAENGGSEA